The stretch of DNA ACCCGCCGACCTGTCCGGAACGTGCGGCCTCGGCCTGCGCGCGGCCGTCCGGCGGCCTACGCTCGGGCCGTGCTGCGCATCATCGACGCCCGAACCGGCGAGCCCGTGGACGCCGCCCCCGCCCGCCGCGGGCTGACCCGTGTCGAGGCGCACGCGTCGGGCTGCGACGCGTCGGGCCTGCGCGTACTGCTGGTCGCCGACATCCTCGTCCGCGCCCTCGAACTGAGCGGCACGCCCGTGTGGTCGCTGCTGTCCGGCGGCCGGGAACAGGCGCGGGAACTGCGGGCGGCGGCGGCCGCCCTCGGCATCCGGCCCTTCGAGGACGGCCGCGGCGCCGGCACCGCCCCGGGTGAGGCCCAGATCGTCCATGTGGCCGTCGAGGGCGCCGATACCGCGACCGGGGGCGTCCGGATCGCCGTCGCGCCCGTCGACGCGACGGTGCCCGCCGTCCCCGCGCGCGACGACGACCCCGCCGCCTGGCGCCTGGCACTGCTCGCCCGCCGCCACACCCGGCCCGTACGGCTGGACGAGGCCGCGCTGGACGACGCCCGCCGGACTCTGGCGCGATGGCGCGCGGCGGTCGCCGACTGGGCGCGGCGGCCCTCCCGGCCGGTCCCCGACGAGGTGCGCGGACGGCTGCGCGGCGCCTGGGAGGACGACCTGGACGTGCCGGCGGTCCTGCGGGTGCTGGAGTGGGCCGGGACCGATCCGGACCTGGCGGACGGCGCGCGCTTCGAGACGTACGCGTACGCGGACCGGCTGCTCGGCCTCGACCTCACGCGCGACCTGGGGCGTGCGGCGTGATCGCCCGCGCGGGAGCCGGCCCGCTGCGCCGCCTGGTGGTCCTGCGGCACGCCAAGTCCGCCTGGCCCGAGGGCGTCGCCGACCACGACCGCCCGCTCGCGCCCCGCGGCCGCCGGGACGCGCCCGCGGCGGGCCGCGCGCTCGCCGAGGCCGACTGCCTCCCCGACTTCGCGCTGTGCTCCACCGCGCTGCGCGCCCGGCAGACCTGGGAACTGGCCTCAGCCCAGTGGGGCACTCCACCGCCGGTGCGCTACGACCGCCGGCTGTACGCCGCCGACGCCCCCGATCTGCTCGCCGCCGTGCGCGAGGCGCCGCCCGA from Streptomyces sp. 6-11-2 encodes:
- a CDS encoding histidine phosphatase family protein encodes the protein MIARAGAGPLRRLVVLRHAKSAWPEGVADHDRPLAPRGRRDAPAAGRALAEADCLPDFALCSTALRARQTWELASAQWGTPPPVRYDRRLYAADAPDLLAAVREAPPEVGTLLLLGHNPGLEELVLELAGDGLDDALDRLRTKFPTSAIAILSWHGPGWPSLAPGAALLTDLTVPRGAKKRR